A single window of Flavobacterium aestivum DNA harbors:
- a CDS encoding exonuclease domain-containing protein, with amino-acid sequence MSYIMVDIESDGHIPGDFSMISFGAVIVKENLDTTFYGKLKPISENWIPEALAVSGHTREETLEFDDPKEVMENFAKWIAEHTKGQPVFISDNNGFDWMFICWYFHHFIGRNPFGHSSQNLGSLYKGLTKDTFVNFKHLRKTKHTHHPVDDVKGNAEALLTMKNEMDLKISLK; translated from the coding sequence ATGAGTTATATAATGGTTGACATAGAATCAGACGGACATATACCAGGAGATTTTTCAATGATTTCCTTTGGCGCAGTAATAGTAAAGGAGAATTTAGATACAACTTTTTATGGTAAATTAAAACCAATTTCTGAAAATTGGATTCCAGAAGCATTAGCTGTTTCAGGACATACTAGAGAAGAGACTTTAGAGTTTGACGATCCTAAAGAAGTTATGGAAAATTTTGCTAAATGGATAGCGGAACATACTAAAGGTCAACCCGTTTTTATTAGTGACAATAATGGCTTTGATTGGATGTTCATTTGTTGGTATTTCCATCATTTTATCGGTAGAAATCCTTTTGGACATAGTTCTCAAAATCTAGGAAGTTTATACAAAGGACTTACTAAAGACACATTCGTTAATTTTAAACATTTGCGCAAAACAAAACATACGCACCACCCAGTTGATGATGTAAAAGGAAATGCAGAGGCACTATTAACTATGAAAAATGAAATGGATTTGAAGATAAGCCTAAAATAA
- the prfA gene encoding peptide chain release factor 1: protein MLDRLQYVKQRFDEISDLIIQPDVIADQKRYVLLNQEYKSIKALVEKREEYVIVLANIDEANEIITDGSDAEMVEMAKMQLEEAKERLPQLEEEIKFMLIPKDPEDAKNVMVEIRAGTGGDEASIFAGDLFRMYTKYCEGQGWRTSVVDMSEGTSGGFKEIIFEVTGEDVYGTLKFEAGVHRVQRVPQTETQGRVHTSAATVMVLPEAEEFDVQIDMNDVRVDFFCSSGPGGQSVNTTKSAVRLTHIPTGLVAQCQDQKSQHKNKDKALGVLRSRLYEMELAKKQAEDASKRTSQVSSGDRSAKIRTYNYAQGRVTDHRVGLTLYDLGNIMNGDIQKIVDELQLVNNMEKLKEASEVF from the coding sequence ATGTTAGATAGACTTCAATATGTAAAGCAGCGTTTTGATGAGATTTCGGATTTGATTATTCAGCCGGATGTTATTGCTGATCAAAAACGCTATGTGCTGCTTAACCAAGAATACAAAAGTATTAAAGCCTTGGTTGAAAAGAGAGAAGAATACGTTATAGTTTTGGCAAATATTGATGAAGCGAACGAAATCATAACTGATGGTAGTGATGCCGAAATGGTAGAAATGGCCAAAATGCAGCTGGAAGAAGCAAAAGAACGTTTGCCGCAATTGGAGGAGGAAATCAAATTTATGCTGATTCCTAAAGATCCTGAAGATGCGAAAAACGTGATGGTAGAGATTCGTGCTGGAACGGGTGGAGATGAAGCGAGTATTTTTGCAGGAGATTTATTCAGAATGTATACTAAATATTGCGAAGGACAAGGTTGGAGAACTTCTGTAGTAGATATGAGCGAAGGAACTTCGGGAGGTTTCAAAGAGATCATTTTTGAAGTTACTGGAGAGGATGTTTACGGAACTTTGAAGTTTGAAGCGGGTGTTCACCGTGTGCAACGTGTACCACAAACAGAAACTCAAGGACGTGTACATACATCGGCAGCGACAGTTATGGTACTTCCGGAAGCTGAGGAATTTGATGTACAAATTGATATGAACGATGTTCGTGTAGATTTTTTCTGTTCATCAGGACCTGGAGGGCAATCGGTAAATACTACGAAATCGGCAGTGCGTTTGACCCACATTCCAACTGGATTGGTGGCGCAATGTCAAGATCAAAAATCACAACACAAGAATAAAGACAAAGCTTTAGGAGTTTTGCGTTCTCGTTTGTATGAAATGGAATTAGCTAAAAAACAAGCTGAAGATGCATCAAAACGTACTTCTCAAGTAAGTTCTGGAGACCGTTCTGCTAAGATTCGTACCTATAATTATGCTCAAGGACGTGTGACTGATCACCGTGTTGGGTTAACATTATATGATTTGGGTAATATCATGAATGGTGATATTCAAAAAATTGTAGACGAATTACAGTTGGTTAACAACATGGAAAAACTAAAAGAAGCTAGCGAGGTTTTCTGA
- a CDS encoding DUF5723 family protein — protein sequence MKKSLLFLFVLFSVVKANAQSYMGYIPDNYAGVQGVLFNPASIVDSRFKTDVNIFSTSSSLNNDFYGISLFDLSKSSYDANKDGVRTPSKNNGAIVYSDVMGPSFMFNIAPKHSVALYTRARAVVNATNINGDLYNQIKDGLDDANDFNINVGSPNAAGHTWAEVGASYAAVLWQSKQHFLKGGLTAKYLVGGINSYAKGDNVTSAFNQTNNPLSSTLTTTGTLTVGSSQDFITGDEDVKFDRNSKGYGADLGLIYEWRPDYESYDLSKAKAVDNNFRDLNKYKLRFGLSVTDLGSINYKNSKIDTYNINGIVSQKDIDDADNLGDFLTQHYGTPVTVYKTVKASLPTVLHLDADWNMYKKFYLNLNGNLSLVDKSALGKTSSQNTVILTPRYETRWFTFSLPINYMEYSGMQVGTGLRFGPMFVGSSSLITNWLSKESKAADVYFGFKVPVYEKKFKDKDGDGVIDKEDECPTIAGPAENKGCPWPDTDKDGVFDKDDKCKKVAGPVENKGCPWGDADKDTVLDNEDECPKIAGPVENKGCPWPDTDGDGVLDKDDKCPNEKGLASDGGCPENDADKDGVSDKEDACPTVFGLASNKGCPEVTKEVLKELKVQARSVFFVTGKAVLQSADKGQTDGRLDAIKEILKNYPNAKFSIEGHTDSLGNAKANQKLSEARAKVVMDALIAKGVNPANLSYKGFGSSKPVASNKTAKGRAANRRTEVIHVGTVHEGKL from the coding sequence ATGAAAAAGTCATTACTTTTTTTATTCGTTCTGTTTTCAGTCGTAAAAGCAAATGCCCAGTCGTATATGGGGTATATTCCTGATAATTATGCAGGTGTGCAAGGAGTACTTTTTAACCCAGCGTCTATTGTTGATTCTCGTTTTAAAACAGATGTCAATATATTCTCTACCAGTAGTTCCTTAAACAATGATTTTTACGGTATAAGTTTGTTTGACTTATCAAAAAGCTCTTATGATGCTAATAAAGATGGTGTAAGAACACCTTCTAAAAATAATGGTGCAATTGTGTATTCTGACGTGATGGGGCCATCTTTCATGTTTAATATAGCGCCAAAACATTCGGTTGCTCTTTATACTCGCGCAAGAGCAGTTGTGAATGCTACTAATATAAACGGAGATTTATACAATCAAATAAAAGATGGTTTAGATGATGCTAACGATTTTAACATCAATGTTGGAAGTCCAAATGCAGCAGGACATACTTGGGCAGAAGTTGGAGCTTCTTATGCAGCTGTTTTATGGCAAAGCAAACAACATTTCCTTAAAGGAGGTTTGACAGCCAAATATTTAGTTGGAGGAATAAACTCTTATGCTAAAGGAGATAATGTAACATCAGCATTTAATCAAACCAATAATCCTTTGTCAAGCACATTGACCACTACAGGAACACTTACTGTAGGAAGCAGCCAGGATTTTATTACTGGTGATGAGGATGTGAAATTCGATCGAAATTCTAAAGGATACGGAGCTGATCTTGGTTTAATATACGAATGGAGACCAGACTATGAGTCTTATGATTTGTCTAAAGCGAAAGCAGTAGATAATAATTTTAGAGACTTGAATAAATACAAATTGCGTTTTGGTTTGTCTGTTACAGATTTAGGATCTATTAATTATAAGAATTCAAAAATCGACACTTACAATATCAATGGGATAGTTTCTCAAAAAGATATTGATGATGCAGATAACTTAGGAGACTTTTTGACTCAACATTACGGAACTCCAGTTACAGTTTACAAAACAGTAAAAGCTAGTTTGCCTACTGTATTGCATTTGGATGCAGATTGGAACATGTACAAGAAATTCTATTTGAACTTAAATGGAAATCTTAGTTTAGTAGATAAATCTGCTTTAGGTAAAACAAGTTCACAAAATACTGTGATTTTGACACCACGTTATGAAACAAGATGGTTTACTTTCTCTCTTCCTATAAATTATATGGAATATAGCGGAATGCAAGTAGGTACAGGATTGCGCTTTGGACCAATGTTTGTTGGGTCTAGCTCATTAATTACAAACTGGCTTTCTAAAGAATCAAAAGCGGCAGACGTATATTTTGGTTTCAAAGTTCCAGTATATGAAAAGAAATTTAAAGATAAAGACGGGGATGGAGTTATAGATAAAGAAGATGAGTGTCCAACGATTGCAGGACCTGCTGAAAATAAAGGTTGTCCTTGGCCAGATACAGATAAAGATGGTGTATTTGATAAAGATGATAAATGTAAAAAAGTTGCTGGACCTGTAGAAAATAAAGGATGTCCTTGGGGAGATGCTGATAAAGATACCGTTTTAGACAATGAAGATGAGTGTCCAAAAATTGCCGGACCAGTTGAAAATAAAGGTTGTCCATGGCCAGATACAGATGGAGACGGTGTATTGGATAAAGATGATAAATGTCCTAACGAAAAAGGATTAGCTTCAGACGGAGGTTGTCCAGAAAATGATGCTGATAAAGATGGTGTGTCTGACAAAGAAGATGCTTGTCCTACTGTTTTTGGATTAGCAAGTAATAAAGGTTGTCCAGAAGTAACAAAAGAAGTATTGAAAGAACTTAAAGTTCAAGCAAGATCGGTATTCTTTGTAACTGGAAAAGCAGTTTTACAATCTGCAGATAAAGGACAAACTGACGGAAGATTGGATGCTATTAAAGAAATTCTTAAAAACTATCCAAATGCTAAATTCTCTATCGAAGGGCACACAGATAGTTTAGGTAATGCTAAAGCAAACCAAAAACTTTCTGAAGCTAGAGCAAAAGTGGTTATGGATGCTTTAATTGCAAAAGGTGTTAATCCAGCTAACTTATCATACAAAGGGTTTGGATCATCTAAACCAGTTGCTAGCAATAAAACAGCAAAAGGTAGAGCCGCAAACAGAAGAACCGAAGTTATACACGTTGGTACTGTACATGAAGGAAAACTATAA
- the pyrF gene encoding orotidine-5'-phosphate decarboxylase, with the protein MTTQQLIEQIKIKKSFLCVGLDVDLNKIPKHLLDTEDPIFEFNKAIIDATHDLTVSYKPNTAFYEAYGIKGWISLQKTINYINDKYPEIFTIADAKRGDIGNTSSMYAKAFFEDLNFDSVTVAPYMGKDSVEPFLAFENKHTIMLALTSNEGAFDFQTLNVDGTELYKQVLETSKTWKNSENLMYVVGATKAEYFTEIRKIVPDSFLLVPGVGAQGGSLSEVCKYGMNDNIGLLINSSRGIIYASNGTDFADVARAEALKMQQEMENIINTNCTN; encoded by the coding sequence ATGACAACACAACAATTAATCGAACAAATTAAAATTAAAAAATCATTTCTATGCGTAGGTTTAGATGTAGATTTAAATAAGATTCCAAAGCATTTATTAGATACTGAAGATCCTATTTTTGAATTCAATAAAGCTATTATTGATGCCACTCATGACCTTACGGTTTCCTATAAACCGAATACCGCTTTTTATGAAGCGTATGGAATAAAAGGATGGATTTCACTGCAAAAAACCATAAACTATATCAACGATAAGTATCCGGAAATTTTTACCATTGCTGATGCTAAACGTGGCGATATCGGGAATACTTCATCCATGTATGCCAAAGCTTTTTTTGAAGATTTAAATTTTGATAGTGTAACCGTTGCTCCTTATATGGGAAAAGATTCTGTTGAGCCGTTTTTGGCTTTCGAAAACAAACATACAATCATGCTTGCCTTGACTTCTAACGAAGGTGCTTTTGATTTTCAGACTCTAAATGTTGACGGAACAGAACTCTATAAACAAGTATTGGAAACTTCTAAAACGTGGAAAAATAGTGAGAATCTAATGTATGTGGTTGGTGCTACTAAAGCGGAATATTTTACCGAAATTCGTAAAATTGTACCAGATAGCTTCTTGCTTGTTCCTGGTGTAGGAGCGCAAGGTGGTAGCCTTTCGGAAGTATGTAAATACGGAATGAATGATAATATTGGATTGCTGATTAACTCATCTCGTGGAATAATTTATGCTTCAAACGGAACCGATTTTGCCGATGTAGCTAGAGCCGAAGCCTTGAAAATGCAACAGGAGATGGAGAACATTATAAACACGAATTGCACGAATTAA
- a CDS encoding ABC transporter substrate-binding protein: MKTLIDQIGTSHTFESSPKRIISLVPSQTELLYDLGLEDRIVGITKFCVHPYHFKSTKKIVGGTKNVHYDRIRLLEPDIIICNKEENTQEIVEELRKICTVWVTNIATIEDNFQMITDFGQIFDQRTEARKWNDKLAFALSDFKNFIKDTPVKKVAYFIWKKPYMVAGSGTFIDELLKLNHFQNHFASQERYPEIELEKIDEKGDLDLVLLSSEPYPFKAEDGYEIVKSANNAQAILVDGEMFSWHGSRLLKAFDYFKFLHSRI, translated from the coding sequence ATGAAAACTCTAATTGACCAAATCGGCACTTCTCATACTTTTGAATCGTCGCCTAAACGAATCATTTCTCTTGTACCTTCCCAAACCGAATTATTATATGATTTGGGACTTGAAGATAGGATAGTAGGGATAACCAAGTTTTGTGTGCATCCGTATCATTTTAAATCAACCAAAAAAATAGTTGGCGGCACAAAGAATGTACATTACGACAGAATTCGTTTGTTGGAACCAGACATTATCATTTGCAATAAAGAGGAGAATACCCAGGAAATAGTCGAAGAGCTGCGTAAAATTTGTACCGTTTGGGTAACTAATATTGCTACGATTGAAGATAACTTTCAGATGATAACCGACTTTGGACAAATTTTTGACCAAAGAACTGAAGCCCGAAAATGGAACGACAAATTGGCTTTTGCCTTGAGCGATTTCAAAAATTTCATAAAGGATACTCCAGTAAAAAAAGTCGCCTATTTTATATGGAAAAAGCCTTATATGGTGGCTGGATCGGGAACTTTTATAGATGAATTACTAAAGCTGAACCATTTTCAAAACCACTTTGCTTCCCAAGAAAGATATCCAGAAATTGAACTCGAAAAAATAGATGAGAAAGGCGATTTAGACTTGGTTTTGCTTTCTTCAGAACCGTATCCGTTTAAAGCCGAAGACGGTTATGAAATAGTAAAATCTGCCAATAACGCACAAGCTATTTTGGTAGATGGCGAAATGTTCTCTTGGCACGGAAGTCGATTACTTAAGGCTTTCGATTATTTTAAATTTTTGCATAGTAGAATTTGA
- a CDS encoding alpha/beta fold hydrolase, translating into MINYTVYKNENSDQWVTFVHGAGGSSSIWFKQIRDFKSKYNILLLDLRGHGESKTTLKTAFKQKYTFTALAHDILEVLDHLKIEKSHFVGISLGTILIRQLAEMYPDRVQSMILGGAILKMNFRSQILMRLGNTFKYVLPYLVLYKFFAFVIMPKKSHKQSRILFINEAKKLYQKEFIKWFKLTAEINPVLKWFRQVELDIPTLYIMGEEDYMFLPSVRKVVESHYRSSQLFVIQNCGHVVNVEQPNAFNTAVLSFIHTTK; encoded by the coding sequence GTGATTAACTATACAGTATATAAGAACGAGAACAGCGATCAGTGGGTCACATTTGTGCATGGCGCTGGAGGTAGTTCATCTATTTGGTTCAAACAAATCAGGGATTTCAAAAGTAAATACAATATTTTGTTGTTGGATTTGAGAGGTCATGGAGAATCCAAAACGACTTTGAAAACGGCCTTCAAACAAAAATATACTTTTACGGCTTTGGCCCACGATATTCTGGAGGTTTTGGATCATCTAAAAATCGAAAAATCACATTTTGTAGGGATTTCATTGGGGACCATCCTCATCAGGCAATTGGCAGAAATGTATCCAGATAGAGTACAAAGCATGATTCTTGGAGGAGCTATCTTAAAAATGAATTTCCGCTCCCAGATATTAATGCGTTTGGGAAACACTTTTAAGTATGTTTTGCCTTATTTGGTTTTGTATAAGTTTTTCGCATTTGTGATAATGCCTAAAAAAAGTCACAAACAATCCCGTATACTTTTTATAAATGAAGCCAAGAAACTATATCAAAAGGAATTTATAAAGTGGTTTAAACTAACTGCCGAAATAAATCCGGTGCTGAAATGGTTTCGCCAAGTCGAATTAGATATTCCAACACTTTATATTATGGGCGAAGAGGATTATATGTTTTTGCCTTCTGTTCGTAAAGTTGTAGAAAGCCATTATAGATCATCACAACTATTTGTGATTCAAAATTGCGGACATGTGGTAAATGTTGAGCAACCCAATGCTTTTAATACCGCTGTCTTATCTTTTATACATACTACCAAATAA
- a CDS encoding DUF4197 domain-containing protein: protein MKKALFLLLIVPAISNAQFKDILTKATEKINAATKSNSGLDIASGLKEALNKGVTEQVSKLTATDGFYKNAAVKILMPEELSKVDKTLRKMGLSKLADEGVLALNRAAEDAVKEATPIFVSSIKNLTITDAKNILLGNENAATLYLQSSTSAALYAKFSPVVQKSIGKVGADVVWNTIIKQYNTIPFISKVNPDLVDYTTNKALDGVFKMITVEEKNIRTNLNSRTSDLLRKVFALQDKK from the coding sequence ATGAAAAAAGCTTTATTCTTACTCCTTATTGTACCGGCAATCAGTAATGCACAATTCAAAGATATATTGACCAAAGCAACCGAGAAAATCAATGCCGCCACAAAATCGAATAGCGGATTAGACATTGCTTCCGGACTAAAAGAAGCCCTAAACAAAGGTGTTACTGAACAAGTATCTAAACTAACTGCTACTGATGGTTTTTATAAAAATGCTGCCGTAAAAATCCTAATGCCGGAAGAACTAAGCAAAGTAGACAAAACTTTAAGAAAAATGGGATTGTCAAAATTAGCCGACGAAGGTGTTCTTGCTTTAAACCGTGCTGCCGAAGATGCTGTAAAAGAAGCCACACCTATATTTGTATCATCTATAAAAAATCTTACGATTACTGATGCAAAAAACATTTTGCTCGGAAATGAAAACGCAGCAACACTTTATCTACAATCTAGCACATCTGCCGCTTTGTATGCTAAGTTTAGTCCTGTTGTACAAAAATCTATTGGAAAAGTAGGAGCCGATGTTGTTTGGAACACTATAATTAAACAATACAACACTATCCCGTTTATATCTAAAGTAAATCCTGATCTGGTTGATTATACCACTAACAAAGCCTTAGATGGTGTTTTTAAAATGATTACGGTTGAAGAAAAAAACATCAGAACCAACTTAAATTCGAGAACTTCTGATCTATTGAGAAAAGTCTTTGCTCTACAGGATAAAAAATAA
- a CDS encoding VOC family protein → MDILELELLSDNIHKTEVFYNEVLGLKTISKEDSGISFNAGSTKLTFRPSINVKPVYHFAFDVPNNKLYEAFDWIEKKTEIMYVIPPEKIADFYNWNAKSFYFYDNNGNILEFIARNDLDNATQKTFDGSSIQSVSEIGLVSKNVVTQCDELFDKYGLTSYSKQPKLNKFIVLGTVTGLFILVEENRDWYPTDKKSKSFWTKIVFSNDGETQVLEIPE, encoded by the coding sequence ATGGATATACTTGAATTAGAGTTGTTGTCGGATAATATTCATAAAACAGAAGTTTTCTATAACGAAGTTTTGGGATTGAAAACAATAAGTAAGGAGGATTCCGGAATTTCATTCAATGCAGGTTCGACAAAATTGACTTTCCGACCATCAATAAATGTAAAACCAGTATATCATTTTGCGTTTGATGTGCCCAATAACAAACTCTATGAAGCCTTTGATTGGATCGAAAAGAAAACTGAAATCATGTATGTAATTCCGCCCGAAAAGATTGCCGATTTCTACAATTGGAATGCCAAGTCTTTTTATTTCTATGACAATAATGGAAATATTTTGGAATTCATAGCTCGAAATGATCTGGATAACGCCACCCAAAAAACGTTTGATGGTTCATCAATTCAATCAGTAAGTGAGATAGGGCTGGTTTCTAAAAATGTAGTTACCCAATGCGATGAACTATTCGACAAATATGGACTTACGTCTTATTCCAAACAGCCTAAACTAAATAAATTCATTGTCTTGGGTACCGTAACAGGACTTTTTATTCTTGTAGAAGAAAACCGGGATTGGTATCCAACCGATAAAAAATCAAAATCATTTTGGACAAAAATAGTATTTAGCAATGATGGAGAAACACAAGTATTAGAAATTCCAGAATAA
- a CDS encoding methyltransferase: MKNHDNQPSPATIMQIGSGFWTSKLLLAAVRFKLFTKLAEKKSMTAQQIKTMLNLKCTDIHLYDFLDALTGLGFLDREGLLESAVYSNSIHTDTFLDINKPAYIGGMLDMLNNRLYQFWGNLEDGLLTGLPQNEIKAGDDNLFDELYKSPERLLEFINAMGSIQNGNFNAFAQQFDFSKYKTLTDVGGCGAVLSTMVAKYQPHMKCISFDLPAVEPIAKDKIAKTPYSDRIVIASGDFFADPFPKADVVVMGNILHDWDESKKMLLLQKAYDALPEGGAFVAIENVIDDEREKNVFGMMMSLNMLIETGTGFDYTFSSFNKWTKSVGFKSTSIVPLTGAASAAIAYK; this comes from the coding sequence ATGAAGAATCATGACAATCAGCCATCACCGGCTACTATTATGCAAATTGGCTCTGGATTTTGGACCTCGAAATTATTGCTGGCAGCAGTAAGATTTAAACTATTTACTAAACTAGCCGAAAAGAAGTCAATGACGGCTCAGCAAATAAAGACCATGCTGAATCTGAAATGTACCGATATTCATTTGTATGATTTTTTAGATGCTTTAACAGGATTGGGATTTCTTGATCGGGAAGGACTTTTAGAATCAGCGGTGTATTCTAATAGTATTCATACAGATACTTTTCTGGATATAAACAAACCTGCTTATATAGGAGGAATGCTTGATATGCTGAACAATCGTTTGTATCAATTTTGGGGTAATCTCGAGGACGGTTTGCTTACAGGTTTGCCACAAAACGAAATCAAAGCAGGTGATGATAATTTATTCGACGAATTATATAAATCTCCTGAGCGGTTATTGGAGTTTATTAATGCGATGGGAAGTATTCAAAACGGAAATTTTAATGCATTTGCCCAACAGTTTGATTTTTCAAAATACAAAACCTTGACAGATGTTGGTGGTTGCGGAGCAGTGTTGTCAACGATGGTAGCAAAGTATCAGCCGCATATGAAATGTATTAGTTTTGATCTACCGGCAGTAGAGCCTATAGCAAAAGATAAAATAGCAAAAACTCCATATTCAGATAGAATTGTAATTGCAAGTGGCGATTTCTTTGCTGACCCGTTCCCAAAAGCCGATGTTGTAGTTATGGGAAATATTCTTCACGATTGGGACGAATCAAAGAAAATGTTACTCCTTCAAAAAGCCTACGATGCCCTTCCGGAAGGCGGAGCATTTGTGGCTATAGAGAATGTAATAGATGATGAAAGAGAGAAAAATGTTTTCGGAATGATGATGAGTCTAAATATGCTGATAGAAACCGGAACAGGCTTTGATTATACTTTTTCGAGCTTTAATAAATGGACCAAAAGTGTGGGGTTCAAATCGACATCAATTGTTCCTTTGACAGGTGCAGCAAGTGCAGCAATTGCATACAAATGA
- a CDS encoding YciI family protein, which produces MKEFMFYIRNEKEAKNSLTAEQHLAFIKKCEDYIGILKNKNRLIAAQPLIREGVVISKTNEEWEEKNIEKDTEVQVGYYHILASDIDEAIRIAKDNPEFEYVSSASIEVRPIKTKETETGFVYPKS; this is translated from the coding sequence ATGAAAGAATTTATGTTTTACATCCGAAACGAAAAAGAAGCCAAAAATTCTTTGACTGCAGAGCAACATCTTGCATTTATAAAAAAGTGTGAGGACTATATTGGGATTTTAAAAAACAAAAATAGGCTAATAGCAGCACAGCCGCTAATTCGGGAAGGAGTAGTAATCTCAAAAACGAATGAAGAGTGGGAAGAAAAGAACATCGAAAAAGATACAGAAGTGCAAGTAGGCTATTATCATATTCTGGCAAGTGACATCGATGAAGCTATCCGAATAGCAAAAGATAATCCAGAATTTGAGTATGTCTCATCAGCAAGCATCGAAGTAAGACCCATAAAGACCAAAGAAACCGAAACCGGATTTGTATATCCCAAAAGCTGA